In a single window of the Mucilaginibacter defluvii genome:
- a CDS encoding ABC transporter permease, which produces MITHYLKIAFRNMQKQKMYAAINIGGFAIGIAACILISLYIRNETSYDQDIANKDNVYRIVGELKVDGTTFRGISFQPPMAKALVNDFPEVKKAGRILHSKLFGGTENQIRRTDQVNNTYEDGFCFADTSVIDILDIKMVYGNKLTALRNPNSVVINKSLADKYFPGQNPVGKALIFNNNTKVPLMIGGVMRDFPENAHMQFKGFISLAGLNFWDGEQESWYASNYGIYVQMRPGIDVNAFNKKMTAGILDKYIIPTMKERGRSNVKEIRKNAKLSLQAVTDIHLNSYNIDENDIKHGDVRFIWLFAGIAGFILLLACINFLNLSTARSANRAREVGVRKVIGSTRANLIRQFLTESLLYSFFSFILGIALTAITLPAFNKVAGTQLTLPWTEWWLLPALVTSAFIIGLIAGIYPAFYLSYFKPATTLKGALSMGTRNSGLRSGLVIFQFTVSIVLIIGTAVIYKQMQYILNSKIGFDKEQVVTIEGADALGPQTASFKSELLNLPFVKNVTVSDFLPVSGTKRNGNSFFKEGREKEDPPIRTQHWVIDENYLATMGMKLVAGRNFRTDMPTDSQATIVNKAMVNQLGYKDPLGKVITNGGEHLTIIGVIDDFNYESIKQQVDPMVMILGNSNSMVSIKVKSADMQAALAAITATWKKFQPHQAMRYNFLDERYAAMYSDVQSTQYIFTGFSILAIVVACLGLFALAAFMAEQRSKEVSIRKVLGASVGNLLALLTGNFLKLVLISLIIAIPIGWLAMNKWLEDYVYRVKLSWDIFAVSGIMVIVIALVTVCWQAVSAALVNPIKNLRSE; this is translated from the coding sequence ATGATAACACATTACCTGAAGATCGCTTTTCGCAATATGCAAAAGCAAAAAATGTACGCCGCTATCAATATCGGCGGCTTCGCTATAGGCATTGCCGCCTGCATATTAATATCGCTTTATATACGCAACGAAACCAGCTACGACCAGGACATCGCCAATAAAGACAATGTTTACCGCATTGTTGGCGAATTAAAGGTTGACGGTACCACATTCCGTGGTATCAGCTTCCAGCCGCCCATGGCAAAGGCGTTGGTGAACGATTTTCCGGAAGTAAAAAAAGCCGGCCGCATACTGCATAGCAAACTTTTTGGCGGCACCGAAAACCAGATACGCCGTACCGATCAGGTTAACAATACCTATGAGGATGGATTCTGCTTTGCCGACACCTCTGTAATTGACATACTGGACATAAAAATGGTTTACGGCAATAAGCTTACCGCGTTGCGTAATCCCAACTCGGTAGTAATCAATAAAAGCCTGGCCGATAAATACTTTCCGGGCCAAAACCCGGTAGGCAAAGCGCTAATATTTAACAACAATACCAAGGTACCGCTGATGATTGGCGGCGTAATGCGCGATTTCCCTGAAAACGCGCACATGCAGTTTAAAGGTTTTATATCGTTAGCCGGACTAAACTTTTGGGATGGCGAACAGGAAAGCTGGTATGCGAGCAACTACGGTATTTATGTGCAAATGCGCCCAGGCATTGATGTTAACGCTTTCAATAAAAAAATGACCGCCGGCATCCTCGACAAATACATCATCCCGACTATGAAGGAAAGAGGGCGCAGCAACGTGAAAGAGATCAGGAAAAACGCGAAACTCTCACTGCAAGCGGTAACCGATATCCACCTTAACTCATACAATATTGATGAGAATGATATTAAACATGGCGATGTCCGTTTTATATGGCTTTTTGCCGGGATAGCCGGGTTTATACTATTGCTGGCTTGTATCAATTTTCTTAACCTGTCGACCGCGCGGTCTGCCAACCGTGCGCGCGAGGTGGGCGTACGCAAGGTTATCGGCTCAACAAGGGCCAACCTGATCAGGCAGTTTTTAACGGAGTCGCTGCTATACAGCTTTTTCTCCTTCATTTTAGGGATAGCGCTTACCGCAATAACATTACCAGCGTTTAATAAGGTGGCCGGAACACAGCTTACCCTGCCATGGACGGAGTGGTGGCTGCTCCCGGCATTGGTAACAAGCGCTTTTATCATCGGCTTAATAGCGGGAATTTATCCGGCCTTTTACCTCTCCTACTTTAAACCTGCCACTACGCTTAAAGGTGCGTTGAGCATGGGTACCCGTAATTCCGGTTTGCGCAGCGGACTGGTAATATTTCAGTTCACAGTATCTATTGTTTTGATTATCGGCACGGCGGTTATTTACAAGCAGATGCAGTATATACTTAACTCCAAAATCGGTTTTGATAAGGAGCAGGTGGTAACCATTGAAGGTGCGGATGCATTAGGCCCGCAAACCGCATCCTTTAAAAGCGAACTACTTAACCTGCCTTTTGTAAAAAACGTAACCGTTAGCGACTTTTTACCGGTAAGCGGAACCAAACGCAATGGCAACTCCTTTTTTAAAGAGGGCCGTGAAAAGGAAGACCCGCCTATACGTACACAGCACTGGGTTATTGATGAAAATTATCTGGCCACAATGGGCATGAAACTGGTAGCCGGCCGTAATTTCCGCACAGATATGCCTACCGATTCGCAGGCTACGATAGTTAATAAAGCGATGGTTAACCAGTTGGGTTATAAAGACCCGCTGGGCAAGGTGATTACCAATGGCGGTGAGCATCTAACTATTATCGGCGTTATTGATGATTTTAATTATGAATCGATAAAGCAGCAGGTTGACCCTATGGTAATGATACTGGGCAACAGCAACAGCATGGTATCCATCAAAGTAAAGAGTGCCGATATGCAGGCCGCGCTTGCCGCCATAACCGCCACCTGGAAAAAATTTCAGCCGCATCAGGCCATGCGCTACAACTTTTTGGACGAGCGTTACGCCGCCATGTACAGCGATGTGCAGAGCACGCAATATATATTTACAGGCTTTTCTATACTGGCCATTGTGGTTGCCTGTCTCGGTTTATTTGCCCTTGCCGCTTTTATGGCCGAGCAGCGCAGTAAGGAAGTAAGCATCCGCAAGGTGCTGGGTGCATCGGTAGGTAACCTGCTCGCTTTGCTAACCGGCAATTTCCTGAAACTGGTGTTAATTTCATTGATCATCGCCATACCGATAGGCTGGC